The Lachnospiraceae bacterium KM106-2 nucleotide sequence AATCAAAGCTTATCGATAACAGCATTATGAGCCAACGTCATGATTAAATGGCCTTGGCTCATTGTATATAAAAAAGACCCCAGACGCAGATGAAATACTCATCCACGCTTGGGGTTTTATAAGCAAATACAATACCAACTGAAATTTAATTTTGATCAGCCCTTTACTGCTCCACTCGTCATTCCTTCTACGAAATACTTTTGGAAGCAAAGGAAAAGGATAAACACTGGTAAGATTGCGAAGCAAGAACCAGCAATTAAAAGATCATAGTTATTACCATAAGGAGTTAATAAGGTATTTAAACCAATTGGTAAAGTAAATTTACTTGCATCTCTAAAGATTAACATTGGCCATAACATGTTATTCCAAGCACCCATAGTAGAAAGGATCGCCATGGCTGCGAAAGCTGGCTTTGTGATTGGTAACATGATCTTAAAGCAGATACCATACTCAGTAGCACCATCGATACGACCGGCATCCAGAAGTTCCTTTGGAAGGCCTGACATATATTGCTTAAAGAAGAAAATTGTCGATGCACCACACAAACCAGGCAAGATAACACCGGCTGCAGAGTTGATCAATTTTAAACTGATCATCTCTTGATATAATGGTAACATTAAGATTTCAAAAGGAACCATCATCGTTGCAATTACTAGGAAGAATAAGAAATTCTTCAAACGATAGTTATACATTGTTAAACCATAAGCAACGATATAACATACTAATAATGTTAATACAACAGTTACAACGGTTAGAACCAAACTGTTTTTAAACCAGTTAAAATATTTTAAAGAATCCGTATTACCGGAAAATAGGAATTTATAGTTATCCAAGGACATCGTTGAAAAATCTAAATTAAGACTTAATCCTCTTCTGATCAATTCTCTACCAGGTCGAAAAGAAGCCAGAACACCAGTCAAGAATGGAAAGATAACTAAAGCACAAAGGATTCCAAATAAAGAGGTTGAAACAATCGATAGAATTCTATGCTTTAAGGAAACTCCTATTTTTTGTTTCTCTTTGATTGCGTTTTGTTCTGCCATATTAAGCTTCCTCCTTCTTGAATGATCCATTTAATATTAACTGAATGATATTGATGATCAATGCGATCACTAAGAGGACAAGACCAACTGCAGATGCATATCCTAACTCATTCTTCTCAATACCACGACGATATAAGTATCCTACGATCGTAAGACCAATATTTCTTGGTGATGAGTTTCCTGCCCATAACATGAAGCTTTCAAGGAACATTGAAAGTCCAGCATAGATACTGATCGTTAACACATAAATGTTGGTTGGTTTCAATAAAGGTAATGTGATATAACGGAATCTCTGGAATGCTCCTGCGCCATCAATTTCAGCTGCTTCATAATAAGCTTTATCGATATTCTTTAATCCTGCTATGTAATAAAGCATATTAACACCTGTCCAACGCCAAGTTGCTAATAATACTAATGCAAAACGCGCGGTCGACTCTTGTTTTAACCATTTGATTGGTAATTGACCAAGCCATTGTAAAAATACATTCATCTGAGATGTTGGAAGTTCACTGAACATTAATCGGAATAACATACCAGATACAACAACAGATGAAAGTGCTGGCAAGTAAAGAAGTGCTTTCCATAAACCTTTTGCTTTTACTAAGTTACTATCCATGATACAAGCAAAGATCATTGGTAATGGGATCAGGATGATGATGGTCCAGACCATGTACCAGAAACTGTTGCCGATTGCGATATGGAATATTCTATCATTTAATAATTTCTCATAATTTGCTAATGCTACAAAAGTGGTCTTACTAGGTAAGATCTTTTCAAAACTCATTTTCACTGTACTGAACAGTGGATAAATCCAAAAAACTGCAAAGCTCAAAATAAAAGGTAAAACAAATACATATGGTGCTACTTTTTGCGAGTTAAAAAACTTTTTTAATTTCACAGTATTACATCCTCCTTCTAAAAATACTAATACAATTTAAACTATTTTGGTGTCAATCGAGGATTTATCAGTTTAATATTACCCCATTTTATATTATCCTAATTCTTATATAAGAGGATGCAGGATCCCTGCTAGGGACCCTGCATCTTTTAATTATTGTTCACTGTCTACAGCATCCTGTGCTTCTTGTAATGCATCATCTACTGATACACCATCTTCAAATATTTCATTTAAAGTAGTATCACACATCTGACTATTGATGGTTGTACTGATTTCTTTAACATTGATCTTACCGATCTCATCTTTAACTTCATTTAAGACATCAAATGGATTTGTTACAAAGTATTGAAGATATTTGTTTGTCTTATCCTTTGTGATGGACTCATCATTCCAGATTGAAGTATTACATACATCAAATCCCAATTCATTCCAGATACCTTTTTCACCTTCTTCAGAACATTTTGCATAAGCAATAAATTCTGCGGCTAACTTAGCATTCTTAGATTGTTGTGTAACGATCGTACCAGTACCACCGATACCAACAGAACGAGGTTGTCCTTCTTCGAATACTGGACAAGGAGCGATAGCCCATTGACCTTTCATCTCTGGCATGTAGCTTAAGAATCTTGACATATACCATAAAGCCTTAGGGAAGGAAGCGATCTTACCATCACCGATATTTGCGAATCCTTCTTCCATATCAACATGTCCACCAGGTGAAACCATTGCAATCTTATCTTTTAACCATTTAGCTTGCATGTTAAGCATTTTCTTAACTGATTTCAGTTGAACGT carries:
- a CDS encoding N-acetyl-D-glucosamine ABC transport system, permease protein 2; its protein translation is MAEQNAIKEKQKIGVSLKHRILSIVSTSLFGILCALVIFPFLTGVLASFRPGRELIRRGLSLNLDFSTMSLDNYKFLFSGNTDSLKYFNWFKNSLVLTVVTVVLTLLVCYIVAYGLTMYNYRLKNFLFFLVIATMMVPFEILMLPLYQEMISLKLINSAAGVILPGLCGASTIFFFKQYMSGLPKELLDAGRIDGATEYGICFKIMLPITKPAFAAMAILSTMGAWNNMLWPMLIFRDASKFTLPIGLNTLLTPYGNNYDLLIAGSCFAILPVFILFLCFQKYFVEGMTSGAVKG
- a CDS encoding alpha-arabinosides ABC transport system, permease protein 1 — its product is MKLKKFFNSQKVAPYVFVLPFILSFAVFWIYPLFSTVKMSFEKILPSKTTFVALANYEKLLNDRIFHIAIGNSFWYMVWTIIILIPLPMIFACIMDSNLVKAKGLWKALLYLPALSSVVVSGMLFRLMFSELPTSQMNVFLQWLGQLPIKWLKQESTARFALVLLATWRWTGVNMLYYIAGLKNIDKAYYEAAEIDGAGAFQRFRYITLPLLKPTNIYVLTISIYAGLSMFLESFMLWAGNSSPRNIGLTIVGYLYRRGIEKNELGYASAVGLVLLVIALIINIIQLILNGSFKKEEA